From one Branchiostoma floridae strain S238N-H82 chromosome 3, Bfl_VNyyK, whole genome shotgun sequence genomic stretch:
- the LOC118411217 gene encoding low affinity vacuolar monovalent cation/H(+) antiporter-like isoform X1, with product MADVGLQTSVSLEQVQPAGSTSIGVEEQDEAAPPAMGQSAPAGPQSPHLRARSHRRTHSDQPWTMFPFSTPEGFVAVNKPPSWAENEIEALKIANNYRFGFKKWKSHVTARPMEVRSDVVKELYSEPRTVKLIKGSTISLGNILYSVLFGWWIAAFYFLVAGIMMLTYIGRIYASHCFQLAKYFFWPFGKFVQKDREGDSGEEQSLHNGSLHNSYESFGSSESTPLVSSTRSRNGRKGCCGTSTEYWHKPETYIWLLLGAPLLFVIHALVYFVCWILVVFIPVAKVNGHAIKMLLMPPGSIRIESDSMSAAQQPSEVIVCTYQAVNVYYYKYTVDGMNIVLVNLLLFVVLALILGYGDKGNHFTSPTAKFVLSLLAIIPLAYYIGLAIASIAAQSNFAVGAVLNATFGSVVELTLYITALVKGAEHVNNCYSELVKSALTGTLLATMLFIPGLCMIIGGLKHHEQYFNLRSAGVSSTLLFVSVAGAFAPTIFSKFYGSIVCSSCNNVTSWSNINDSQLTVTGPSGSFMCSDCHQEVFDQEGTLFNEHIKPLIYTCAVLLPLAYISGLLFTLKTHSHIYDVEKTEDNNTAPNQDHNNSHSTIAHWSRLKGVTILLVGTVLMSLCADLVTENMQPILTGSGVSQYFIGVTLLALVPDAPEIVNGIQFALQNNLSLSIEVGSSIAVQVCLLQMPILVLVNAIHDIGFQLLFIDLHLWSVLFSVLVMNYIFMDGKCDYFQGSAMCIVYLIIVAMYFFAPNPEGC from the exons ATGGCGGATGTTGGTCTTCAGACGTCTGTAAGCCTGGAACAGGTTCAGCCTGCAGGTTCCACCAGCATAGGAGTGGAGGAACAAGACGAAG CAGCGCCCCCTGCAATGGGACAGAGCGCGCCGGCAGGACCTCAGTCACCACACCTGCGAGCGAGGTCCCACCGCCGGACACACAGTGACCAGCCCTGGACCATGTTCCCCTTCAGCACACCAGAGGGGTTTGTGGCAGTCAACAAGCCACCGAGCTGGGCAGAAAACGAGATTGAAGCACTCAAGATAGCAAATAACTATAGG TTTGGCTTCAAGAAGTGGAAGAGCCATGTGACAGCAAGGCCAATGGAGGTCAGGTCTGATGTTGTGAAGGAGCTCTACTCTGAACCAAGGACAGTCAAACTCATCAAAG gATCAACTATTTCTCTGGGAAATATCCTGTACAGTGTGTTGTTTGGGTGGTGGATAGCTGCTTTTTATTTTCTGGTGGCTGGAATCATGATGCTGACATACATTGGCAGAATATACG CCTCACACTGTTTCCAGTTGGCAAAGTACTTTTTTTGGCCCTTCGGGAAGTTTGTTCAAAAG GACCGAGAAGGAGACAGTGGGGAGGAACAGTCACTTCACAATGGCTCGCTCCATAACAGCTATGAGAGTTTTGGGTCCAGTGAATCCACACCCCTGGTGTCCAGTACAAGGAGCAGGAATGGCAGAAAAGGCTGCTGTGGCACCAGCACTGAATACTGG CACAAGCCTGAGACGTACATCTGGCTGCTCCTGGGTGCACCACTGCTGTTTGTCATCCATGCCTTGGTGTACTTTGTGTGCTGGATCCTGGTGGTCTTCATACCTGTGGCAAAG GTTAATGGCCATGCCATTAAGATGCTTCTCATGCCGCCAGGGTCCATCCGGATAGAGAGTGACAGCATG AGTGCAGCCCAGCAGCCCAGTGAGGTGATAGTCTGCACCTACCAGGCAGTCAACGTTTACTACTACAAGTACACTGTGGATGGCATGAACATTGTTCTTGTCA ACCTGCTGCTGTTTGTGGTGCTTGCTCTGATCTTAGGATATGGGGACAAAGGAAACCACTTCACCTCACCAACAGCA AAATTTGTGCTTTCCCTGCTAGCCATCATACCATTGGCCTATTACATCGGACTGGCCATTGCCAG TATTGCAGCCCAGAGTAACTTTGCTGTTGGTGCGGTCCTGAACGCCACTTTTGGCTCTGTTGTGGAGTTGACGCTGTACATCACTGCCCTAGTGAAGGGTGCAGAACATGTCAACAACTGCTACTCTGAACTGGTCAAATCCGCTCTGACAG GAACACTCCTTGCTACGATGCTGTTCATCCCA GGTTTGTGCATGATCATTGGTGGACTGAAACACCATGAACAGTACTTCAACCTGAGGTCAGCCGGGGTCAGCTCAACTCTGTTGTTTGTATCAGTGGCAG GTGCCTTTGCCCCTACCATTTTCTCTAAGTTCTACGGCAGTATTGTGTGTTCG AGTTGCAACAATGTCACAAGTTGGTCAAACATCAACGACTCCCAGCTGACAGTGACAGGGCCCAGTGGATCCTTCATGTGCTCGGATTGTCACCAAGAAGTG tttgacCAAGAGGGTACTTTGTTCAATGAACACATCAA GCCATTGATTTACACCTGTGCAGTGCTGCTGCCACTGGCCTACATCTCTGGACTGTTGTTCACACTGAAAACCCACTCACACATCTACGATGTGGAGAAGACTGAGGACAACAACACAGCTCCCAACCAAG ATCATAATAACAGCCACAGCACCATTGCACACTGGTCCCGTCTGAAGGGGGTGACCATCCTCCTGGTAGGCACGGTACTGATGTCCCTGTGTGCTGACCTGGTCACAGAGAACATGCAGCCCATTCTAACTGGCTCTGGGGTGTCACAG TACTTTATTGGGGTGACGTTGTTAGCGCTGGTTCCTGATGCTCCTGAGATTGTCAATGGTATCCAGTTTGCACTGCAGAATAACCTCAGTCTCAG TATTGAGGTGGGCAGTTCCATTGCTgtgcaggtgtgtttgttacagatgCCTATACTGGTCCTGGTCAATGCTATCCAT GATATTGGCTTCCAGCTGCTGTTCATAGACTTGCACTTGTGGTCTGTGCTGTTCAGCGTGCTGGTCATGAACTACATCTTCATGGACGGCAAGTGTGACTACTTCCAAG
- the LOC118411217 gene encoding low affinity vacuolar monovalent cation/H(+) antiporter-like isoform X2, which translates to MADVGLQTSVSLEQVQPAGSTSIGVEEQDEAPPAMGQSAPAGPQSPHLRARSHRRTHSDQPWTMFPFSTPEGFVAVNKPPSWAENEIEALKIANNYRFGFKKWKSHVTARPMEVRSDVVKELYSEPRTVKLIKGSTISLGNILYSVLFGWWIAAFYFLVAGIMMLTYIGRIYASHCFQLAKYFFWPFGKFVQKDREGDSGEEQSLHNGSLHNSYESFGSSESTPLVSSTRSRNGRKGCCGTSTEYWHKPETYIWLLLGAPLLFVIHALVYFVCWILVVFIPVAKVNGHAIKMLLMPPGSIRIESDSMSAAQQPSEVIVCTYQAVNVYYYKYTVDGMNIVLVNLLLFVVLALILGYGDKGNHFTSPTAKFVLSLLAIIPLAYYIGLAIASIAAQSNFAVGAVLNATFGSVVELTLYITALVKGAEHVNNCYSELVKSALTGTLLATMLFIPGLCMIIGGLKHHEQYFNLRSAGVSSTLLFVSVAGAFAPTIFSKFYGSIVCSSCNNVTSWSNINDSQLTVTGPSGSFMCSDCHQEVFDQEGTLFNEHIKPLIYTCAVLLPLAYISGLLFTLKTHSHIYDVEKTEDNNTAPNQDHNNSHSTIAHWSRLKGVTILLVGTVLMSLCADLVTENMQPILTGSGVSQYFIGVTLLALVPDAPEIVNGIQFALQNNLSLSIEVGSSIAVQVCLLQMPILVLVNAIHDIGFQLLFIDLHLWSVLFSVLVMNYIFMDGKCDYFQGSAMCIVYLIIVAMYFFAPNPEGC; encoded by the exons ATGGCGGATGTTGGTCTTCAGACGTCTGTAAGCCTGGAACAGGTTCAGCCTGCAGGTTCCACCAGCATAGGAGTGGAGGAACAAGACGAAG CGCCCCCTGCAATGGGACAGAGCGCGCCGGCAGGACCTCAGTCACCACACCTGCGAGCGAGGTCCCACCGCCGGACACACAGTGACCAGCCCTGGACCATGTTCCCCTTCAGCACACCAGAGGGGTTTGTGGCAGTCAACAAGCCACCGAGCTGGGCAGAAAACGAGATTGAAGCACTCAAGATAGCAAATAACTATAGG TTTGGCTTCAAGAAGTGGAAGAGCCATGTGACAGCAAGGCCAATGGAGGTCAGGTCTGATGTTGTGAAGGAGCTCTACTCTGAACCAAGGACAGTCAAACTCATCAAAG gATCAACTATTTCTCTGGGAAATATCCTGTACAGTGTGTTGTTTGGGTGGTGGATAGCTGCTTTTTATTTTCTGGTGGCTGGAATCATGATGCTGACATACATTGGCAGAATATACG CCTCACACTGTTTCCAGTTGGCAAAGTACTTTTTTTGGCCCTTCGGGAAGTTTGTTCAAAAG GACCGAGAAGGAGACAGTGGGGAGGAACAGTCACTTCACAATGGCTCGCTCCATAACAGCTATGAGAGTTTTGGGTCCAGTGAATCCACACCCCTGGTGTCCAGTACAAGGAGCAGGAATGGCAGAAAAGGCTGCTGTGGCACCAGCACTGAATACTGG CACAAGCCTGAGACGTACATCTGGCTGCTCCTGGGTGCACCACTGCTGTTTGTCATCCATGCCTTGGTGTACTTTGTGTGCTGGATCCTGGTGGTCTTCATACCTGTGGCAAAG GTTAATGGCCATGCCATTAAGATGCTTCTCATGCCGCCAGGGTCCATCCGGATAGAGAGTGACAGCATG AGTGCAGCCCAGCAGCCCAGTGAGGTGATAGTCTGCACCTACCAGGCAGTCAACGTTTACTACTACAAGTACACTGTGGATGGCATGAACATTGTTCTTGTCA ACCTGCTGCTGTTTGTGGTGCTTGCTCTGATCTTAGGATATGGGGACAAAGGAAACCACTTCACCTCACCAACAGCA AAATTTGTGCTTTCCCTGCTAGCCATCATACCATTGGCCTATTACATCGGACTGGCCATTGCCAG TATTGCAGCCCAGAGTAACTTTGCTGTTGGTGCGGTCCTGAACGCCACTTTTGGCTCTGTTGTGGAGTTGACGCTGTACATCACTGCCCTAGTGAAGGGTGCAGAACATGTCAACAACTGCTACTCTGAACTGGTCAAATCCGCTCTGACAG GAACACTCCTTGCTACGATGCTGTTCATCCCA GGTTTGTGCATGATCATTGGTGGACTGAAACACCATGAACAGTACTTCAACCTGAGGTCAGCCGGGGTCAGCTCAACTCTGTTGTTTGTATCAGTGGCAG GTGCCTTTGCCCCTACCATTTTCTCTAAGTTCTACGGCAGTATTGTGTGTTCG AGTTGCAACAATGTCACAAGTTGGTCAAACATCAACGACTCCCAGCTGACAGTGACAGGGCCCAGTGGATCCTTCATGTGCTCGGATTGTCACCAAGAAGTG tttgacCAAGAGGGTACTTTGTTCAATGAACACATCAA GCCATTGATTTACACCTGTGCAGTGCTGCTGCCACTGGCCTACATCTCTGGACTGTTGTTCACACTGAAAACCCACTCACACATCTACGATGTGGAGAAGACTGAGGACAACAACACAGCTCCCAACCAAG ATCATAATAACAGCCACAGCACCATTGCACACTGGTCCCGTCTGAAGGGGGTGACCATCCTCCTGGTAGGCACGGTACTGATGTCCCTGTGTGCTGACCTGGTCACAGAGAACATGCAGCCCATTCTAACTGGCTCTGGGGTGTCACAG TACTTTATTGGGGTGACGTTGTTAGCGCTGGTTCCTGATGCTCCTGAGATTGTCAATGGTATCCAGTTTGCACTGCAGAATAACCTCAGTCTCAG TATTGAGGTGGGCAGTTCCATTGCTgtgcaggtgtgtttgttacagatgCCTATACTGGTCCTGGTCAATGCTATCCAT GATATTGGCTTCCAGCTGCTGTTCATAGACTTGCACTTGTGGTCTGTGCTGTTCAGCGTGCTGGTCATGAACTACATCTTCATGGACGGCAAGTGTGACTACTTCCAAG